One genomic window of Mauremys mutica isolate MM-2020 ecotype Southern chromosome 5, ASM2049712v1, whole genome shotgun sequence includes the following:
- the THAP6 gene encoding THAP domain-containing protein 6: MVKSCAAIGCASRCLPNSKLRGLTFHVFPTDEEAKRRWVLATKRLDVNSAGMWEPKKADVLCSRHFKKSDFDTRGPNIRLKPGVIPSIFELPSHFQRRRGKVHGRRNTPLKTLPVTVHNHQLVDSPSSTGEFHSQFILEHSYSIMDSPKKLKCKLDQVISELKEAKEHLRNTLDRERQRRESLRTVIRELENKCLISPETACKLDVYCWEWCEAGTQEKIIN, from the exons ATGGTGAAGAGCTGCGCGGCTATCGGATGTGCGTCTAGATGTTTGCCGAATTCCAAGCTACGAGGACTAACGTTTCACGT ATTCCCCACCGATGAGGAGGCCAAAAGAAGGTGGGTGCTGGCCACAAAAAGGCTCGATGTGAACTCTGCAGGCATGTGGGAGCCTAAGAAAGCAGATGTGTTATGTTCGCGCCACTTTAAGAAGTCAGACTTCGACACAAGAGGTCCCAACATCAGGCTCAAACCTGGAGTCATCCCTTCCATTTTTGAATTGCCTTCTCACTTCCAG CGGAGACGAGGAAAAGTTCATGGCCGACGAAACACCCCACTGAAAACACTGCCAGTAACAGTTCATAACCACCAGCTGGTGGATTCGCCTTCCAGTACAGGAGAATTTCATTCCCAGTTCATCTTG GAGCACAGTTACAGCATAATGGACAGTCCAAAGAAACTGAAGTGTAAATTAGATCAGGTAATCAGTGAGCTCAAAGAGGCCAAGGAACATCTGAGGAACACTTTAGACAGAGAACGACAACGCAGGGAATCACTGAGGACGGTGATCCGGGAGCTGGAGAACAAATGTCTAATCAGCCCTGAAACAGCCTGTAAACTGGATGTTTATTGCTGGGAGTGGTGTGAGGCAGGCACACAGGAGAAGATTATCAACTGA